The Macrobrachium nipponense isolate FS-2020 chromosome 1, ASM1510439v2, whole genome shotgun sequence genome includes a window with the following:
- the LOC135219794 gene encoding uncharacterized protein LOC135219794, which yields MARRTSASIGALLPLLISAFCLYVADAEDIQCTEVGQFSSPGSCEEYYECTLYRGRLYPRLAVCPTGTMFDDILRECTPTDQVTSPLRCVQEEIPVENIALNPSSLEHSTICDRMNAVEGYTTLVTTTPLMRESFAHQVQYNKHIAHYNRDLEKAQNNTIPWRNGDSILSGLKNVYHKANAYKGEFQRKVAINKKEIQALSTRELNQKHLDRLKKDIQSLQNEIKGAQEALAVTDAAAVRQYFEGVITSKTREIELKQQQISSYSKEGLILNELSNFLGFVRDDVDEVGELAMQWQLQLTSLLENIGSDADGYDRYAVRMGEDIKILTREEAVIEDGLVGVVAEERRLEGEKSTLNGQLNTLNAKNSEISQQVAELVFVMQNKTDTFSTLQALSAELVAESHP from the exons ATGGCCAGGAGGACATCAGCGTCAATTGGCGCGTTGCTGCCGCTGCTGATATCAGCCTTTTGCCTCTATG TGGCAGATGCAGAGGACATACAGTGCACAGAGGTTGGCCAGTTCAGTTCACCGG GTTCATGCGAAGAATACTATGAATGCACGCTCTACAGAGGCAGGTTATATCCGAGACTTGCAGTATGCCCAACTGGAACTATGTTTGATGATATTCTTCGTGAATGTACTCCGACTGACCAGGTCACCAGTCCCCTTCGGTGCGTGCAGGAAGAAATACCTGTTGAGAATATTGCACTTAATCCATCCAGTTTAGAACATTCTACCATCTGTGACCGTATGAATGCCGTAGAAGGCTACACCACATTGGTTACCACTACTCCCCTTATGCGTGAGTCTTTTGCCCATCAGGTCCAGTACAATAAGCACATCGCTCATTACAACAGGGATCTGGAAAAGGCCCAGAACAATACAATCCCCTGGAGAAATGGTGATAGTATTTTGAGTGGCCTTAAAAATGTTTACCACAAGGCCAATGCGTATAAAGGGGAATTTCAAAGGAAAGTAGCTATAAATAAGAAGGAGATTCAGGCTTTGTCTACCCGTGAGCTGAACCAGAAACATCTCGACAGATTGAAGAAAGACATCCAGAGTCTACAGAATGAGATCAAGGGTGCTCAAGAAGCTCTTGCAGTTACAGATGCTGCTGCTGTGCGGCAGTACTTTGAAGGTGTCATCACCTCCAAGACTCGGGAAATTGAACTTAAGCAACAGCAGATCAGTTCTTATTCTAAGGAAGGGCTTATCCTTAATGAACTGAGTAACTTCCTAGGCTTCGTCAGGGATGACGTTGATGAGGTTGGAGAGCTGGCTATGCAGTGGCAGTTGCAGTTGACCTCTCTGTTGGAGAACATTGGCAGTGATGCCGATGGGTACGACAGGTATGCAGTCAGGATGGGGGAGGATATCAAAATTTTGACTAGAGAAGAAGCTGTCATAGAGGATGGCTTGGTAGGAGTTGTAGCTGAAGAAAGGCGCCTGGAAGGAGAAAAGTCTACTCTAAATGGTCAGCTTAATACCCTAAATGCTAAAAACTCTGAGATCAGTCAGCAGGTCGCTGAGTTAGTATTTGTGATGCAAAATAAAACAGACACGTTCAGTACTTTGCAAGCTCTCTCTGCAGAGTTGGTGGCCGAATCTCATCCATGA